In Paralichthys olivaceus isolate ysfri-2021 chromosome 13, ASM2471397v2, whole genome shotgun sequence, the following are encoded in one genomic region:
- the c4b gene encoding complement C4-B, whose amino-acid sequence MKCPAVSLLLLIVAVETGCSTGSRFFISAPNVFHVGVNEKVFVQMGAPHLNSPVTLYLEHESSNTVVSEKKIVRCFDQQDNETAELMIDSRIMSRFPPPKHQPLYLLLVAESPTFDKRKFTRVLVSKHRGYIFIQTNQPMYNLKEKVSYRIFTLDHTLRPYEGTLHTSVFNAAGNRIMKSSRKTQGGIISDTFPIPDVSGTGTWKITAHYDEDEANAATREFKVQTFVLPSFEVNIKMEQKYVLMKAEEFVFTISAMYSHGEKVTGAYHCKFGVLIKGGASGEKRKTVIIRGLELTGSVQDGTATVSLHKAQLNERLQNDMNLTLSDLQQNEAQVYLGIFVTNINSGEMQEAEVYLPVLSHKYTMDLSRTRSHFVPGYTLDVVVIMRLPDGSPAPNVPVRIVLPESSELPKQDTTNQEGAVFHTFNINSAAAITVEVTADDLHQRKTIQPASSPSGSYLYMSITNKLYSVKDILTVTYNTLNGPTDGYIYYMVLSRGTLITKGSVPIGSSVKNDLQITHDMVPTFRLIGYFHNQRGDIISDSVWVDVRDECEIKVKVQQKGSSEPGKPSKLEFDLHGQRARVALLAVDKAFYALNADNKLTAKQVFSAMQSYDLGCSYGGGSDSASILKDAGLSFVSQSQSVWRKDLRCGSQSARQRRSLDLQLELMALKTNFSDEKLQDCCSQGFSLIPMRLTCDERAKRVSLVQQNEECVKAFLNCCLEGERLRHKKIQEDAQKGLGRTASEDDIEQFFLDTAAQYIRRYFPPSFAFTEFDVNDRYWYPLTLPDSITTWEIQVITLSAANGFCVVQPTEVRAFKKTFVSLRLPYSVKKYEQIFISPVIYNYGNSPLEVAVHMEQTEGLCSPGSATTTGFVNINVKPQSSQSVFFSAVPMVTGSIPIKIRLYDIKNEMGLDAIEKTLNVWTEGLQKRVEETRVINLDGKSTNTIFYDGTLPDEVIPESSSNIFISAEENGFQAQAKNLLNPEKVASLIVLPTGCLEQTMVRLAPTASALRYLDLSEQWLHLPAGARDEAIDKIIKGYTRILTYKKTGGAYGAWYSVPSSNWVTALVVKVLSLVAQRQTGALGQQGRITGVVPAEEITDSVSYLLSVQKTDGSFIDPHPVLHRNVLKGNDQHASMTAFITLSLQLSRQFLHSQTRNAVEASISRSTTYLMSHFETLQHPYAVAITAYCLAVCLPEGTDLSSVWTKLQAMATEGKDGCYLWTKDDSTQNQNEADGITVETTAYALLTAVALQKTQDADKAACWLVTQENYFGGYKSSQDTIMALEALAEYELKRPGYPDSNIIAEFTVPGRKELVKLELVNREKVETDLKKLGGAGTNINIQLSGKGAVKLKIVKAFHLLDPKDECAKLSISVSVEGKVKYTAKIIETYEYYDDYNNKEEEELTVPQSAIAQSDNRTRSKRDVDATGNSNTIVTYTVCVSHSVNNTLTGMSIADITLLSGFEVETEDLEKLKKLEQYISHYEVSHGRVLIYYNQLFKPKECINFDAVQMVPVGLLQPAPAVFYDYYEPSRKCTVFYSAPQRSKLVSKLCSEDVCQCAERPCHKQKIMFGSEGTGRLTKNDRLQHACFFPTVDYAYIVEIDSVSMKSNFEIYNSRIIDVLRSNGDMLVRENSVRVFVKRRQCKGEMIPGKKYLIMGKDGSTTDSSGAMQYLLESNTWVEKKPSDGECKRSAHLAACRGFTTFVNDYKLDGCRQ is encoded by the exons ATTCTTCATCTCAGCTccaaatgtgtttcatgtgggAGTTAATGAGAAAGTGTTTGTCCAGATGGGGGCGCCTCATCTCAACAGTCCTGTCACTCTCTACCTGGAGCATGAGAGCTCCAACACAGTTGTGTCTGAGAAGAAAATCGTCAGGTGCTTCGACCAACAGGACAACGAAACAGCTGAGCTCATG ATAGACAGTAGAATTATGTCAAGATTTCCGCCTCCAAAACATCAACCGTTGTACCTTTTGTTAGTGGCAGAGAGCCCAACCTTCGATAAAAGGAAGTTTACCAGGGTCCTTGTATCAAAACACAGGGGTTATATCTTCATTCAGACTAATCAGCCAATGTACAACCTAAAAGAGAAAG TGAGTTACAGGATATTCACTCTAGACCACACGCTCAGGCCTTATGAGGGAACGCTGCACACATCAGTATTT AATGCAGCTGGAAACAGAATAATGAAGTCCTCCAGGAAAACACAGGGAGGTATAATCAGTGACACTTTCCCCATACCTGATGTTTCTGG AACGGGCACATGGAAGATTACAGCTCACTATGATGAAGACGAAGCAAATGCTGCTACTCGAGAGTTCAAAGTCCAAACATTTG TTTTACCAAGTTTTGAGGTGAACATCAAAATGGAGCAGAAATACGTTTTGATGAAGGCTGAAGAGTTTGTCTTCACTATCTCGGCCAT GTATTCCCATGGTGAGAAAGTTACAGGAGCTTACCACTGCAAATTTGGCGTGTTAATAAAAGGTGGAGCTTCTGGTGAAAAAAGGAAGACTGTCATTATTAGGGGACTAGAGCTGACTGGCTCG GTCCAAGATGGAACGGCCACAGTTTCTCTCCATAAAGCACAATTAAATGAGCGACTCCAGAATGACATGAACCTGACCCTCTCAGATTTACAGCAAAATGAAGCACAAGTCTATTTGGGAATATTCGTCACCAACATAAACA GTGGTGAAATGCAAGAGGCAGAAGTTTATCTTCCCGTCCTCTCCCACAAATACACCATGGATCTCTCTCGAACTCGCTCACACTTCGTTCCTGGATACACACTAGATGTGGTG GTGATCATGCGTCTCCCAGATGGGTCTCCAGCACCTAATGTGCCAGTCAGGATTGTCCTACCAGAATCTTCAGAGCTACCTAAGCAAGACACTACCAACCAGGAGGGGGCAGTGTTTCATACCTTTAATATTAACAGTGCAGCTGCGATTACTGTTGAA GTGACTGCAGACGACCTGCATCAGAGGAAAACAATTCAACCTGCTTCATCTCCAAGTGGCAGCTACCTTTACATGAGTATTACCAACAAGCTGTACTCTGTGAAAGACATACTTACAGTAACCTACAACACCTTGAATGGCCCAACAGATGGGTATATATACTACATG gtaCTGAGCCGCGGCACCCTGATTACAAAGGGATCCGTCCCAATTGGCAGCTCAGTGAAGAACGACCTGCAGATAACACATGATATGGTTCCAACCTTCCGACTGATAGGCTACTTCCACAACCAGCGTGGTGACATCATCTCTGACTCAGTGTGGGTAGATGTCAGGGATGAATGTGAGATAAAGGTCAAG GTTCAACAAAAAGGAAGCTCTGAACCTGGAAAACCTTCGAAGCTAGAATTTGACCTACATGGTCAGAGAGCCAGAGTTGCTCTGCTCGCTGTGGATAAGGCCTTCTACGCTCTCAATGCTGATAATAAACTCACAGCCAAACAG GTGTTTTCTGCTATGCAGTCGTACGACCTTGGTTGCTCATATGGTGGAGGATCTGACTCAGCGTCCATATTAAAAGATGCTGGTCTGTCTTTTGTATCTCAGTCTCAGTCAGTGTGGAGAAAAG ATCTTCGCTGTGGTTCACAATCTGCACGACAGAGACGCTCTTTGGACCTTCAGCTGGAATTGATGGCCTTGA aaACGAACTTTTCCGATGAAAAACTTCAGGACTGTTGTAGTCAAGGGTTTTCTCTCATCCCCATGAGACTGACCTGTGATGAAAGAGCAAAGAGGGTTTCTCTGGTGCAGCAAAATGAAGAGTGTGTAAAAGCCTTTTTAAATTGCTGCCTGGAGGGAGAGCGTCTGAGGCACAAAAAGATACAAGAGGATGCCCAGAAAGGACTTGGCCGGA CTGCAAGTGAAGATGACATTGAACAGTTCTTCTTGGACACTGCTGCTCAGTACATTCGACGATATTTCCCTCCCAGCTTTGCATTCACTGAATTTGACGTAAATGATAGATACTG GTATCCTCTGACTCTGCCCGACTCCATCACTACATGGGAAATTCAGGTCATCACATTATCTGCAGCCAATG GTTTTTGTGTGGTTCAACCGACTGAGGTCAGAGCCTTTAAGAAGACGTTTGTGTCTCTGAGACTGCCTTACTCAGTGAAAAAATACGAGCAAATATTCATTTCACCTGTTATCTACAACTATGGCAATAGCCCGCTGGAG GTGGCTGTTCATATGGAACAAACCGAAGGACTCTGCTCCCCTGGTTCCGCCACCACCACCGGGTTTGTTAACATCAATGTGAAGCCACAGTCTTCCcagtctgtctttttctctgcagtCCCCATGGTAACAGGCTCCATACCCATCAAAATACGTCTCTATGATATAAAGAATGAGATGGGACTGGATGCAATTGAAAAGACTTtgaatgtgtgg ACTGAAGGATTACAAAAGAGAGTAGAAGAAACCCGAGTGATTAACTTAGATG GGAAGAGCACAAATACCATCTTTTATGATGGAACACTACCAGATGAAGTCATCCCAGAGTCCAGCTCCAATATCTTTATTTCAGCAGAAG AGAATGGATTTCAGGCACAAGCCAAAAACCTACTGAATCCGGAGAAAGTTGCCAGCCTGATCGTGTTGCCTACGGGATGTTTGGAACAGACAATGGTACGACTTGCTCCGACAGCTTCAGCCCTGCGGTACCTTGATCTGAGTGAGCAATGGTTGCACCTTCCTGCAGGTGCCAGGGATGAGGCTATTGATAAAATTATCAAAG GTTATACCAGGATTTTAACCTACAAGAAAACAGGTGGAGCTTATGGAGCATGGTACTCTGTGCCATCCAGTAATTG GGTGACTGCCCTCGTAGTAAAAGTTCTGTCCTTGGTGGCACAGCGTCAGACAGGGGCTTTAGGACAGCAGGGCCGGATAACTGGGGTTGTGCCTGCTGAGGAGATCACAGACTCAGTCAGTTACCTGCTCTCAGTACAGAAGACAGACGGGTCATTCATTGACCCACATCCTGTGTTACACAGAAATGTCCTG AAAGGCAATGACCAACATGCCTCCATGACGGCTTTCATCACTCTGTCGCTGCAGCTGTCCCGTCAGTTCCTGCACAGTCAAACACGAAATGCTGTG GAGGCAAGTATTTCAAGATCAACAACATACCTCATGTCCCACTTCGAGACGCTTCAGCATCCATACGCTGTTGCCATCACTGCCTACTGCCTCGCCGTTTGCCTGCCAGAGGGAACAGATCTCTCAAGTGTCTGGACAAAACTTCAAGCAATGGCAACCGAAG GGAAGGATGGCTGTTATCTGTGGACAAAAGATGatagcacacagaatcaaaatGAAGCTGACGGCATCACAGTAGAGACTACGGCCTACGCCCTACTCACTGCAGTGGCACTTCAGAAAACCCAGGATGCTGACAAAGCAGCATGCTGGTTGGTCACCCAGGAAAACTACTTTGGAGGCTATAAATCATCACAG GATACCATCATGGCACTGGAAGCCCTCGCTGAGTATGAGCTAAAGAGGCCTGGCTATCCCGATTCAAATATTATTGCAGAGTTCACTGTCCCGGGAAGGAAAGAATTGGTAAAGCTTGAGCTGGTAAATCGGGAGAAGGTGGAAACAGACCTAAAG AAACTTGGGGGAGCAGGGACAAACATCAATATTCAGCTGTCAGGAAAAGGAGCGGTCAAACTAAAA ATTGTAAAGGCTTTCCATTTACTGGATCCCAAGGACGAGTGTGCCAAACTGTCTATCAGTGTCTCAGTGGAGGGGAAAGTAAAGTACACCG CTAAGATCATAGAAACGTATGAATACTATGACGACTACAacaacaaagaggaagaagagttgACAGTGCCACAATCAGCGATTGCTCAGTCTGATAATCGCACCCGGAGCAAGAGAGATGTCGATGCCACCGGAAATTCAAACACGATTGTCACCTACACAGTCTGTGTCAG TCACAGTGTGAACAACACTCTCACAGGAATGTCGATTGCTGACATCACACTACTGAGTGGATTTGAAGTTGAAACTGAGGATCTGGAAAAG CTAAAAAAGTTAGAGCAATACATTTCCCATTATGAAGTCTCCCATGGAAGGGTGCTGATCTACTACAATCAG CTCTTTAAGCCAAAGGAATGTATTAATTTCGATGCCGTACAGATGGTTCCTGTCGGCCTTCTGCAGCCTGCTCCAGCTGTGTTCTATGACTATTATGAACCAA GCCGAAAGTGTACCGTGTTCTACTCTGCCCCCCAGAGAAGCAAGCTGGTCTCCAAACTGTGTTCAGAGGACGTGTGCCAGTGTGCAGAAA GACCGtgtcacaaacaaaaaattatGTTTGGATCTGAAGGAACTGGAAGACTGACGAAGAATGATCGCCTACAACATGCTTGCTTCTTCCCCACAGTAGATTATG CGTACATTGTTGAAATTGACAGTGTTTCAATGAAGAGCAACTTTGAGATATACAACTCTAGAATAATCGATGTTCTTCGATCAA ATGGAGATATGCTTGTTCGTGAAAATTCAGTTCGAGTGTTTGTTAAGAGGCGTCAGTGCAAAGGAGAGATGATTCCGGGAAAGAAGTATCTGATCATGGGCAAAGATGGCTCCACAACCGACTCCAGTGGAGC GATGCAGTATCTGTTGGAATCAAACACCTGGGTTGAAAAAAAGCCTTCAGATGGAGAGTGTAAAAGATCTGCTCATCTGGCTGCCTGCAGAGGCTTTACAACATTTGTGAACGACTACAAGCTGGACGGCTGCAGACAGTGA